A single genomic interval of Candidatus Methylomirabilota bacterium harbors:
- the frr gene encoding ribosome recycling factor: protein MRKAIDATLKGFNGVRTGRASLTLLDGLMVEAYGSVVPVNQVATLAVPETRMITVQPWDPSLLTAIERAFRKSDLGITPTNDGKVIRIAIPPLTEERRKELVKVVRKIAEEGRVAVRNVRREANEALKREEREKEASEDDVKHGVDVIQELTNRLIHEIDGLLAKKEKEIMEF from the coding sequence ATGCGGAAGGCGATTGACGCCACACTGAAGGGCTTTAATGGCGTTCGAACGGGGCGAGCTTCGCTCACGTTGCTGGATGGTCTCATGGTCGAGGCTTACGGTTCAGTCGTTCCTGTCAATCAGGTGGCTACCCTGGCGGTACCTGAGACACGGATGATCACGGTGCAGCCGTGGGATCCCTCGCTGCTGACTGCCATTGAGCGGGCGTTCCGTAAGTCGGATCTGGGGATTACGCCGACCAATGATGGGAAGGTCATCAGAATTGCTATCCCGCCTCTGACCGAGGAGCGCCGAAAGGAACTGGTCAAAGTGGTCCGAAAGATTGCTGAGGAGGGTCGGGTAGCGGTCCGTAACGTTCGTCGTGAGGCCAATGAAGCGCTGAAACGAGAAGAGCGGGAGAAGGAGGCCTCAGAAGATGATGTCAAGCACGGTGTGGATGTGATCCAGGAGCTGACAAACCGGTTGATCCATGAGATTGACGGGTTGCTGGCTAAGAAGGAAAAGGAAATTATGGAGTTTTAG
- a CDS encoding UMP kinase, whose translation MGTLKYKRIMLKVSGEALAGDERFGISPLVLSFLADEIRAVHELGVQVAVVVGGGNIFRGIAASAEGMDRSCGDYIGMLATVINGLALQDVLERKGIATRVQTAIEMRQLAEPFIRRRAVRHLEKGRIVIFVGGTGNPYFSTDTAAALRAMEVGAEVVFKATRVDGVYTADPLLDPSAKKFDELSYIEVLNRRLQVMDSTAISLCMDNLFPIVVFNLRQPGILRQLVFGEKVGTIVRGGETC comes from the coding sequence ATGGGGACGCTGAAGTACAAGCGGATCATGTTGAAAGTGAGCGGCGAGGCCCTCGCCGGTGATGAACGGTTCGGCATCAGCCCCCTGGTATTGAGCTTCCTGGCCGATGAAATTCGAGCAGTCCACGAACTTGGGGTGCAGGTTGCGGTGGTGGTGGGTGGAGGCAACATTTTTCGAGGGATTGCCGCCAGCGCCGAAGGGATGGATCGTTCCTGCGGCGACTACATCGGAATGCTGGCGACGGTGATTAACGGCCTCGCCTTGCAGGACGTACTGGAGCGAAAGGGGATTGCTACCCGAGTGCAGACCGCCATTGAAATGCGGCAGTTGGCGGAGCCATTTATTCGCCGCCGGGCCGTCCGACATCTGGAAAAGGGGCGGATCGTAATTTTTGTCGGCGGGACCGGCAATCCGTATTTCAGCACCGATACCGCGGCGGCGTTGCGGGCGATGGAGGTGGGGGCCGAGGTAGTCTTCAAGGCCACAAGGGTAGACGGGGTGTACACTGCGGATCCCCTGCTTGACCCCAGCGCCAAGAAGTTCGATGAACTCTCCTATATCGAGGTGCTCAACCGACGGTTACAGGTGATGGACTCGACGGCGATCTCGTTGTGCATGGACAATCTCTTTCCGATTGTCGTCTTCAATCTTCGCCAGCCTGGGATTCTCCGCCAGTTGGTCTTCGGCGAAAAGGTCGGGACGATTGTTCGCGGGGGTGAGACGTGCTGA
- the tsf gene encoding translation elongation factor Ts has product MSATIPATLVRELREKTGVGFMECKTALAEAEGDLERATTLLREKGLASASKKMGRAASDGLVVSYIHGGGKIGVLLELNCETDFVARTDEFGSLARDLAMQVAAANPQYVRREEVPAEILEKERGILVAQVKSSGKPEKIIEQIVQGRLAKFFSEVCLQEQPFIKAPEVKVEDRIKEVIAKVGENIVVRRFCRYQLGEKVECEA; this is encoded by the coding sequence ATGTCAGCGACAATTCCGGCGACATTAGTGAGAGAGTTACGTGAAAAGACAGGTGTAGGGTTCATGGAGTGTAAGACCGCATTGGCCGAGGCGGAAGGGGACCTGGAGAGGGCTACGACGCTCCTCCGCGAAAAGGGGTTGGCCTCGGCCTCGAAGAAGATGGGGCGAGCGGCCTCTGACGGTTTGGTGGTTTCGTATATTCATGGTGGGGGGAAGATCGGCGTGTTGTTGGAACTGAATTGCGAAACTGACTTTGTTGCCAGGACCGACGAGTTCGGGTCACTCGCTAGAGACCTGGCGATGCAGGTAGCAGCGGCGAACCCCCAGTATGTCCGTCGGGAAGAGGTACCGGCGGAAATCCTTGAGAAGGAGCGAGGGATCCTCGTGGCGCAGGTGAAATCGTCCGGTAAACCCGAAAAGATCATCGAACAGATCGTCCAAGGGCGGCTGGCAAAGTTCTTCAGTGAGGTCTGCCTCCAGGAACAACCTTTCATTAAGGCCCCTGAAGTCAAGGTCGAGGATCGGATCAAGGAAGTTATCGCCAAGGTCGGAGAGAACATTGTTGTCCGACGCTTTTGCAGGTATCAGTTGGGCGAGAAGGTGGAGTGTGAAGCGTAA
- the rpsB gene encoding 30S ribosomal protein S2, whose amino-acid sequence MVTVTIKELLEAGVHFGHQTKRWNPKMKKFLFGEQNGIYIIDLQKTLKKFHEAIEFVRDVATEGLPVVFVGTKKQAADVIEQEANRCEQFFVNHRWLGGTLTNFQTIRKSVSRLRHIEEMEAKGECERLTKKEIAKLQRERQKLEYTLGGIKGMERLPGAIFVIDTKKERIAVCEARRLGIPVVAVVDTNCDPDEIDYPIPGNDDAIRAIRLMAVRMADVIQEGRAVRLKAAGELAAEAMAVAQTEPAPSVEETGQAEAPLEAFQQI is encoded by the coding sequence GTGGTAACGGTCACGATTAAGGAGCTATTGGAAGCAGGGGTCCACTTCGGGCATCAGACTAAGCGTTGGAACCCGAAGATGAAGAAGTTTCTCTTTGGGGAGCAGAACGGTATCTATATCATCGATCTGCAAAAAACCCTGAAGAAATTTCACGAAGCTATTGAGTTCGTGAGGGATGTGGCAACCGAAGGTCTGCCGGTCGTGTTTGTCGGAACAAAAAAACAGGCCGCTGATGTGATCGAGCAGGAGGCCAATCGTTGTGAGCAATTCTTTGTAAACCACCGTTGGCTGGGCGGGACCCTCACTAACTTCCAGACTATCAGGAAGAGCGTGAGTCGGCTGCGCCATATTGAAGAGATGGAGGCCAAGGGTGAGTGCGAGCGTCTTACGAAGAAGGAGATTGCAAAGCTGCAGCGGGAGCGACAGAAACTCGAATATACCCTGGGCGGGATTAAAGGGATGGAGCGTCTGCCCGGCGCGATATTTGTGATCGACACCAAGAAGGAGCGGATCGCCGTGTGTGAGGCCAGACGCCTCGGAATTCCGGTCGTCGCCGTTGTGGACACAAACTGCGACCCCGACGAGATCGATTACCCGATCCCTGGTAATGACGATGCGATTCGAGCCATTCGATTGATGGCGGTCCGTATGGCTGACGTTATCCAGGAGGGCCGAGCCGTGCGGCTGAAGGCGGCCGGGGAATTGGCGGCTGAGGCAATGGCAGTTGCTCAGACCGAGCCGGCCCCTTCAGTAGAAGAAACGGGTCAGGCTGAAGCGCCACTGGAGGCTTTTCAACAGATCTGA
- the argJ gene encoding bifunctional glutamate N-acetyltransferase/amino-acid acetyltransferase ArgJ: MRDIPGGVTAAKGIRAAGLYCGIKKAGLDLALVVSDRPATVAGVTTSNRSKAASVLLCERQLKGGNFSAIVANSGNANACTGPQGERDAAQMRDRLAGLLDRPAGEVFVASTGVIGRRLPISKILSGIREGVGCLSVRGGEAAARAIMTTDTHPKEAAVSFELDGKPVVIGGMTKGSGMIAPNLATMLCFVGTDAQVSAPLLRRALRRTIKDSFNAITVDGCMSTNDTVLLFANGMSDTPPLKAGTPKLAAFEEALFQVLSRLATMIVKDGEGATKLVRIEVMGARTTRDARVAAKAIANSALVKTAFFGEDCNWGRIMSAIGASGMRFDPSRVEIALDRIPVVRKGVGMGAAAERQAAARMRRPEFDLTVHLHEGAAGAVVLTTDLSEAYVRINAGYRS; encoded by the coding sequence ATACGGGACATCCCCGGTGGGGTGACGGCGGCCAAAGGTATCAGGGCTGCCGGACTCTACTGCGGTATCAAAAAGGCCGGGCTCGACCTTGCTCTCGTCGTCTCGGATCGACCCGCCACCGTGGCCGGGGTCACAACCAGCAATCGGTCGAAGGCGGCCTCGGTGCTTCTCTGCGAGCGGCAACTGAAGGGCGGTAATTTCTCCGCGATTGTGGCAAATAGCGGTAATGCCAACGCCTGCACCGGACCGCAAGGCGAACGGGACGCAGCGCAGATGCGCGATCGACTTGCCGGACTCCTCGACCGTCCCGCAGGCGAAGTCTTTGTCGCCTCCACCGGGGTGATCGGCAGGCGGCTTCCAATCTCCAAGATTCTTTCTGGGATTCGCGAGGGGGTCGGGTGTCTCTCGGTTCGCGGCGGCGAGGCGGCGGCCAGGGCGATCATGACCACCGATACCCATCCAAAGGAGGCAGCGGTCAGCTTTGAACTGGACGGCAAACCCGTGGTGATCGGTGGAATGACAAAGGGATCCGGGATGATCGCGCCGAATCTGGCTACGATGCTTTGTTTCGTGGGCACCGATGCCCAGGTCTCCGCCCCTCTTCTGCGTCGGGCTCTGCGGCGGACAATCAAGGATTCCTTTAACGCCATCACGGTGGATGGGTGTATGAGTACGAACGATACCGTCTTGCTGTTTGCGAATGGGATGAGCGATACGCCGCCGCTGAAAGCCGGTACTCCAAAGTTAGCCGCGTTTGAAGAGGCCCTCTTTCAGGTTCTCTCTCGTCTGGCTACAATGATTGTAAAGGATGGGGAGGGAGCGACCAAACTTGTTCGGATAGAGGTGATGGGAGCGCGGACGACACGTGATGCCAGGGTTGCGGCGAAGGCGATTGCCAACTCCGCACTTGTCAAGACGGCCTTCTTTGGGGAGGATTGTAATTGGGGACGGATCATGTCGGCCATCGGCGCCTCGGGGATGCGATTCGATCCCAGCCGCGTGGAGATCGCCCTGGATAGGATTCCTGTGGTCCGAAAGGGGGTTGGCATGGGCGCGGCGGCAGAGCGACAGGCGGCCGCACGAATGCGCCGGCCCGAGTTTGACCTAACCGTTCATCTGCACGAGGGCGCAGCAGGAGCGGTCGTCCTGACCACCGATTTGAGTGAAGCGTATGTCAGGATCAACGCCGGGTACCGGAGCTGA
- a CDS encoding N-acetyl-gamma-glutamyl-phosphate reductase: MKAQMDDTGRKIRAAVVGASGYTGVELLRLLINHPAVEITALTSESYADSSIEEVFPSLFGMLKLTCKKFDSREVTKHADVVFLAVPHKTAMTAAVELLPLGRKVIDLSADFRLRDPAVYRQWYGVDHTAPELLKEVVYALPEFYRQQLITARLAAVPGCYPTAVLLGLLPLLKREVIDPDSLVIDAISGASGAGRKPDLPLHFAELHGNCRAYKVASHRHTPEIEQELSRCIGREVLVTFTPHLVGTVRGILATITATLVTSKDIEQLRALYRDWYRNEPFVRVLPEGRFPETKQVRGSNFCDIGFAVDTRTRRAIVVTAIDNLVKGASGQAIQAMNVMMGLDERTGLQIPPLFP; encoded by the coding sequence ATGAAAGCGCAGATGGACGATACGGGGCGTAAGATCAGGGCAGCGGTGGTCGGAGCCAGCGGCTATACCGGCGTGGAGCTTCTCCGTCTCCTGATCAACCATCCGGCTGTGGAGATCACCGCGCTTACCTCGGAGAGTTATGCGGATTCGTCGATCGAAGAGGTGTTTCCCAGTCTCTTTGGCATGCTTAAGCTGACATGCAAAAAGTTCGATTCGCGTGAGGTGACGAAGCATGCTGACGTAGTCTTCCTGGCCGTGCCCCACAAAACGGCGATGACCGCAGCGGTCGAGTTGCTACCCTTGGGGAGAAAGGTCATTGACCTGAGTGCTGATTTTCGTCTACGCGATCCCGCTGTCTATCGCCAGTGGTATGGCGTGGATCATACGGCGCCGGAGCTGCTGAAAGAAGTGGTCTATGCCCTTCCAGAGTTCTACCGCCAGCAGCTTATCACCGCGCGACTGGCAGCGGTGCCAGGCTGCTACCCCACGGCTGTCCTGCTTGGGCTGCTCCCCCTGTTGAAGCGGGAGGTCATCGACCCGGACTCCCTGGTCATTGATGCGATCTCTGGCGCCTCAGGCGCCGGGCGAAAGCCGGACCTTCCGCTGCACTTCGCGGAGCTTCATGGCAATTGTAGGGCGTACAAAGTCGCGAGCCACCGGCATACGCCGGAGATTGAGCAGGAACTCAGCCGCTGCATCGGCCGGGAGGTGCTGGTGACGTTTACGCCACACCTGGTGGGAACAGTCCGAGGAATCCTGGCCACCATCACCGCCACCCTCGTGACCTCTAAAGATATAGAGCAACTGCGCGCGCTTTACCGGGATTGGTATCGAAACGAGCCGTTCGTGAGGGTCCTTCCTGAGGGTCGATTTCCTGAGACCAAGCAGGTGCGCGGTTCCAACTTCTGCGATATCGGCTTCGCCGTCGATACCAGGACACGGCGCGCCATCGTCGTGACGGCCATCGACAATCTCGTCAAGGGCGCCTCGGGACAGGCAATCCAGGCCATGAACGTGATGATGGGTCTCGATGAACGGACGGGGTTGCAAATCCCCCCGCTCTTCCCCTAA
- the rpsI gene encoding 30S ribosomal protein S9: MPAEEALLYGTGRRKSSVARVWLSPGDGKMVINRRPLQEYFSRPSNQTLAVQPLKTIGVEGKFDLRANVAGGGLTGQAGAVRLGIARALLAVDASLRPTLRKAGLLTRDPRVKERKKYGQKGARARFQFSKR; the protein is encoded by the coding sequence ATGCCAGCGGAAGAGGCGTTGTTGTATGGGACGGGCCGACGAAAATCGTCTGTAGCCAGGGTGTGGTTGTCGCCCGGTGACGGGAAGATGGTGATCAATCGGCGGCCCCTGCAGGAGTACTTCAGCCGCCCGAGCAATCAAACCTTGGCCGTTCAGCCTCTGAAGACGATAGGGGTGGAGGGGAAGTTCGACCTGCGCGCTAACGTGGCCGGTGGGGGGTTGACCGGCCAGGCCGGAGCCGTTCGACTGGGCATCGCCCGCGCTCTCCTGGCTGTAGATGCTTCCTTGCGGCCGACGCTTCGGAAGGCCGGGCTCCTCACGCGGGACCCTCGAGTGAAGGAGCGGAAAAAATATGGCCAGAAGGGAGCCCGCGCACGGTTCCAATTCTCAAAGCGCTAA
- the rplM gene encoding 50S ribosomal protein L13 — MSKTIHRSVNEIDRRWHLIDASGLVLGRLATEVAVLLRGKHKPIFSPHLDTGDFVVIVNAERVVLTGKKLKDKLYHRHSGYPGGLKTTTAERMMKSHPTRILEAAVRGMLPKTKLGDALFRKLKVYAGPTHPHASQQPTPFVKKPALSSVEGTVKEG, encoded by the coding sequence ATGAGCAAGACAATTCATCGCTCCGTTAATGAAATCGACAGGCGGTGGCATCTGATCGACGCGTCTGGACTGGTGCTTGGGAGGCTGGCCACTGAGGTGGCTGTGCTCCTGCGAGGGAAGCACAAGCCGATCTTCAGTCCGCACCTGGATACCGGGGATTTCGTGGTGATTGTGAATGCCGAGCGAGTGGTATTAACGGGTAAGAAGCTGAAAGATAAGCTTTATCACCGCCATTCGGGCTATCCGGGTGGGCTGAAGACGACCACGGCTGAGCGGATGATGAAGAGTCACCCAACGAGGATCCTGGAGGCCGCGGTTCGTGGGATGTTGCCCAAAACAAAGCTGGGCGATGCGCTGTTTCGTAAACTCAAGGTGTATGCCGGTCCCACTCACCCGCATGCATCGCAGCAGCCGACACCATTCGTTAAAAAGCCTGCCCTCAGCTCAGTCGAAGGGACAGTCAAGGAGGGATAA
- the tatA gene encoding twin-arginine translocase TatA/TatE family subunit, with translation MFGLGMPELLVILLIALVVFGAAKLPQIGSSLGTAIREFKKSVESPEREVPPAPPEEILCSQCRRSLQKDWLACPHCGTKREA, from the coding sequence ATGTTCGGACTCGGAATGCCGGAACTGCTGGTAATCTTACTGATTGCCCTCGTCGTGTTTGGCGCTGCCAAGCTGCCGCAAATTGGCAGCTCTCTCGGCACGGCAATTCGCGAATTCAAGAAGTCCGTCGAATCGCCCGAAAGGGAAGTGCCGCCTGCACCCCCCGAGGAGATCCTCTGTAGTCAGTGTCGCCGGTCTTTACAGAAGGATTGGCTGGCCTGTCCTCATTGCGGCACGAAGCGCGAGGCGTAG
- a CDS encoding type III pantothenate kinase translates to MLLALDVGNTNTVVGVFEDKELRVHWRLSTRREGTGDEYGMLISNLLHLGGLGPEQISALIIASVVPPLQSSLEEMGHRYFGIVPLVVGSGIKIGMPILYDSPREVGADRIVNAVAAFEVYGGPAIVVDFGTATTFDAVSAQGEYVGGVIAPGIGIAAEALFERTAKLPRIDIAKPKTVVGKTTVASMQSGLFFGYLGLVEGIVTRMREELGGDPIVIGTGGLAHLILAESPSVKHVDPLLTLTGLRIIYERNI, encoded by the coding sequence ATGCTGCTCGCCTTGGACGTGGGTAATACCAATACGGTGGTCGGGGTATTCGAGGACAAGGAGCTCCGGGTGCATTGGCGGCTCAGTACCAGGCGGGAAGGGACCGGCGACGAATACGGGATGTTGATCAGTAATCTGTTACACCTCGGCGGGCTGGGGCCGGAGCAGATCTCGGCGCTTATTATCGCCTCAGTGGTCCCGCCGCTCCAATCATCCCTCGAGGAGATGGGCCATCGTTACTTCGGGATCGTCCCCCTGGTTGTCGGCTCTGGGATCAAGATTGGTATGCCGATCCTATACGATAGTCCGCGAGAGGTGGGGGCCGATCGGATCGTCAATGCGGTAGCGGCGTTCGAGGTCTACGGCGGCCCGGCGATTGTGGTGGATTTTGGCACCGCGACCACCTTTGACGCGGTCTCGGCCCAAGGGGAGTATGTAGGAGGCGTCATCGCTCCTGGTATCGGGATTGCCGCTGAGGCTCTCTTTGAGCGGACAGCCAAACTACCTCGAATCGATATCGCCAAGCCGAAAACTGTGGTGGGAAAAACGACAGTGGCCAGCATGCAATCCGGCCTGTTCTTCGGCTATCTCGGGCTGGTGGAAGGGATCGTGACGCGGATGCGTGAAGAGTTGGGGGGCGATCCCATCGTCATCGGTACTGGAGGTCTTGCCCACCTGATCCTTGCCGAGTCGCCAAGCGTCAAGCATGTAGACCCGCTGCTCACATTGACCGGCCTACGGATCATCTACGAGCGCAACATATAG
- a CDS encoding biotin--[acetyl-CoA-carboxylase] ligase, with product MAVRNHQELLAPLRETGIRVSLTTRRIGTAIHLFQEVESTNDEAAVLADRGETEGMIVIAERQYRGRGRLGRQWESPMGLGLYFSVILRPPIPPQGAPVLALMGAVAGAEAIERTTGFTTALKWPNDLILHGRKVGGILGEMAAEGSRILYVILGIGINVNQTETDFAGELRQTAGSLRVEAGYPIDRTAVVRSLCERLDGWYERFLCDGPQPILEQVRRRCLTLGRMVVARSGDEEVSGFAVELDGKGRLVIRDARGTLHHLVAGDVTLTG from the coding sequence GTGGCTGTAAGGAACCATCAGGAACTCCTGGCGCCGTTACGAGAGACAGGGATCCGGGTCAGCTTGACCACGCGGCGGATCGGGACCGCGATCCACCTGTTCCAGGAGGTCGAGTCGACGAATGACGAAGCGGCCGTGCTGGCCGACCGTGGCGAGACGGAGGGGATGATCGTCATTGCGGAGCGGCAGTACCGTGGGCGTGGTCGGCTGGGTCGTCAATGGGAATCGCCGATGGGGCTGGGGCTGTATTTCTCCGTCATACTGAGACCGCCGATTCCGCCGCAGGGCGCCCCCGTGCTCGCTCTCATGGGTGCGGTAGCAGGGGCCGAGGCGATAGAACGGACCACGGGGTTCACGACAGCGCTCAAGTGGCCGAATGATCTGATCTTGCACGGCCGGAAGGTGGGCGGCATCCTGGGCGAGATGGCGGCAGAGGGCTCCCGCATCCTTTATGTCATCCTTGGGATCGGCATCAACGTGAACCAGACCGAGACGGACTTCGCAGGAGAGCTACGCCAGACTGCCGGTTCGCTCCGAGTTGAGGCCGGCTATCCCATAGATCGAACAGCGGTCGTGCGGTCACTCTGCGAGCGCCTCGACGGTTGGTACGAGCGGTTCTTGTGTGATGGACCCCAGCCCATTCTGGAACAGGTCCGGCGCCGCTGTCTGACCTTGGGTCGGATGGTCGTGGCCCGATCCGGCGATGAAGAGGTGTCCGGTTTCGCGGTCGAGCTGGATGGCAAAGGGCGGCTGGTGATCCGCGATGCAAGGGGTACGTTGCATCACCTGGTTGCCGGTGATGTCACGCTTACAGGGTAG
- a CDS encoding valine--tRNA ligase has translation MSREKKTGYDPHGIEERWAKVWEATGASHVDESSRKPPYAIVIPPPNITGFLHIGHAMNNTLQDILIRWRRMQGYNALWMPGTDHAGIATQNVVERQLADEGRRREDLGREGFVARVWQWKEESGGTIVRQLKRLGASCDWDRECFTMDEPRQQAVREVFVRLFRDRLIYRGERLINWCPRCQTALSDIEVEHEEANGFLYHIRYPLADDPATALIVATTRPETMLGDTAVAVHPDDPRYNRFIGRQVRLPLTGRTIPVVGDPILVDREFGTGAVKITPAHDFNDFDAGERHGLQRIALFDRKGTIAADPEEKAQIDPSLLKDILWKEVAVARELVLDRLRYEGLLEKVEAHRHALGKCYRCRSVVEPFLSTQWFVKVGPLAEPAIRAVEEGRTRFIPQQWENTYFAWMRNIKDWCISRQLWWGHQIPAWYCLECEREAQPIVSVEQPAGCPRCGSRQLIQDPDVLDTWFSSALWPFSTMGWPEQTELLRQFYPTSTLVTSFDIIFFWVARMMMMGLKFMGDVPFREVYIHALVRDAEGQKMSKSKGNVIDPIEIIDKYGADAFRFTLAALAAHGRDIRLSEDRIEGYRHFCNKLWNAHQFLSRYLPLLEGPPPLVNSLSLDLADRWLLHRLHALIGSVTGALQEYRFNEAASALYQFVWHEYCDWYLEIVKSRLTSDTSEEQRQAGVALLLLGLETALRLLHPFMPFITEEIWAQLPHRGETSLMQEHWPKADPAWEAPDAEASMGLLMDLTRATRDLRLDLEIAPSKSIRLVLRTSSDHDDRAIDVVMPYLAVLTRAEHVAFGQHLDRPSPGAVALVNGIEVHLPVDDLSVFAARQQKLRRELEKVEQELARVNKKLSNADFVAKAPAEVVAKERDGHARLMDTRIKLLQHLERIEQLLRPA, from the coding sequence ATGTCGCGCGAAAAGAAGACCGGATACGATCCTCACGGAATTGAAGAGCGTTGGGCCAAGGTCTGGGAAGCGACCGGCGCCAGTCACGTCGACGAGTCCTCGCGGAAGCCGCCGTACGCCATCGTGATCCCGCCGCCCAATATTACCGGCTTCCTGCATATCGGCCACGCCATGAATAACACGCTCCAGGATATCCTGATTCGATGGCGGCGGATGCAGGGATATAATGCCCTTTGGATGCCCGGCACCGACCACGCGGGTATTGCGACGCAGAACGTCGTCGAGCGACAGCTTGCCGATGAGGGACGCCGGCGAGAGGATCTCGGCCGTGAAGGGTTCGTGGCGCGAGTCTGGCAATGGAAGGAGGAATCGGGCGGGACAATCGTCCGCCAGCTCAAGCGGCTGGGGGCGTCCTGCGACTGGGACCGGGAATGTTTTACCATGGACGAACCCCGTCAGCAGGCGGTCCGCGAGGTGTTCGTCCGTCTGTTCCGCGATCGTTTGATCTATCGCGGGGAGCGGCTGATCAACTGGTGCCCGCGCTGCCAGACAGCGCTCTCAGACATCGAGGTGGAGCACGAAGAGGCGAACGGGTTTCTGTACCATATCAGATACCCTCTCGCGGATGATCCGGCGACCGCACTCATCGTTGCCACCACCCGTCCTGAGACGATGCTGGGCGATACCGCCGTGGCGGTCCACCCGGACGACCCGCGTTACAATCGATTTATTGGCCGCCAGGTAAGGCTCCCGCTTACCGGGCGGACTATTCCGGTGGTAGGCGATCCGATTCTCGTAGATCGGGAGTTCGGCACCGGCGCGGTGAAGATCACCCCCGCTCACGACTTCAACGACTTTGACGCCGGGGAGCGACACGGCCTACAGCGGATCGCCCTTTTTGACCGGAAGGGAACGATCGCGGCCGATCCGGAAGAGAAAGCGCAAATAGATCCGTCGCTTTTGAAGGACATTCTGTGGAAAGAGGTTGCGGTGGCGCGCGAACTGGTGCTGGATCGGTTGCGGTACGAAGGATTACTGGAGAAGGTGGAGGCGCACCGGCATGCGCTGGGGAAATGTTACCGGTGCAGGAGCGTGGTGGAGCCGTTCCTGTCGACGCAATGGTTCGTGAAGGTGGGTCCGCTGGCCGAGCCGGCCATCCGGGCGGTGGAAGAGGGCAGGACCAGGTTTATCCCTCAGCAGTGGGAGAATACCTACTTTGCCTGGATGCGGAACATCAAGGACTGGTGTATCTCGCGGCAACTATGGTGGGGCCATCAGATCCCGGCTTGGTACTGCCTTGAATGTGAGAGGGAAGCACAGCCGATCGTCTCGGTAGAACAGCCTGCCGGTTGCCCTAGATGCGGCAGCCGGCAGCTTATCCAAGACCCCGATGTCCTTGATACCTGGTTCTCGTCGGCTCTCTGGCCTTTCTCCACCATGGGCTGGCCGGAGCAGACCGAACTGCTCCGACAGTTCTATCCGACCTCGACGCTGGTCACGAGCTTTGACATTATCTTCTTCTGGGTCGCCAGGATGATGATGATGGGGCTCAAGTTCATGGGTGATGTCCCGTTCAGAGAGGTCTATATCCATGCCCTAGTACGCGACGCAGAGGGGCAGAAGATGTCGAAGTCGAAGGGGAACGTGATCGATCCCATCGAGATCATCGACAAATATGGCGCCGATGCGTTCCGCTTCACGCTGGCCGCGCTTGCGGCCCATGGCCGCGACATCCGGCTCTCGGAAGATCGGATCGAAGGGTATCGTCATTTCTGCAACAAGCTGTGGAACGCCCATCAGTTCCTCTCCCGTTACCTGCCGCTTCTCGAAGGCCCGCCCCCACTCGTGAATTCTCTCTCTCTCGATCTGGCGGACCGGTGGCTGCTCCATCGTCTGCACGCGCTCATCGGGTCGGTGACGGGGGCGCTCCAGGAGTATCGGTTCAATGAGGCCGCGTCAGCCCTCTATCAGTTCGTCTGGCACGAGTACTGCGACTGGTATTTGGAGATCGTCAAGTCCCGCCTCACCTCGGATACGAGCGAAGAGCAGCGGCAAGCTGGGGTCGCGCTGTTGCTGCTGGGACTGGAGACCGCGCTGCGCCTGTTGCATCCATTCATGCCGTTTATTACCGAAGAGATCTGGGCGCAACTGCCGCATCGTGGAGAGACCAGCCTGATGCAGGAGCACTGGCCTAAAGCCGACCCGGCGTGGGAAGCCCCAGATGCCGAAGCCTCGATGGGCCTCTTGATGGATCTGACGCGGGCGACCCGCGACCTTCGTTTGGACCTGGAGATCGCTCCTTCGAAGTCAATTCGGCTTGTGCTTCGGACCTCCTCCGACCATGACGACAGGGCGATAGACGTGGTTATGCCGTACCTTGCGGTCCTGACGCGCGCGGAGCACGTCGCCTTCGGTCAACACCTGGATCGACCTTCACCGGGTGCGGTCGCCTTGGTCAACGGTATTGAGGTACACCTGCCGGTGGACGATCTGTCGGTCTTTGCAGCCCGACAGCAGAAGCTGCGGCGTGAGCTGGAAAAGGTGGAACAGGAGCTGGCAAGGGTGAACAAGAAATTGAGCAATGCCGATTTTGTTGCGAAGGCGCCGGCGGAGGTGGTAGCCAAGGAGCGGGACGGGCATGCCCGGCTCATGGATACCAGGATCAAACTACTTCAGCATCTTGAACGGATTGAACAGCTCTTGCGGCCCGCCTAA